Proteins encoded together in one Deinococcus hopiensis KR-140 window:
- a CDS encoding single-stranded-DNA-specific exonuclease RecJ has product MKRATPSLPESRWLLAPPASRAALLDSMRAWHVSPPLAQVLHGRGLTPALLDPPLTLTPNPALREAARRIVGAVRARKRIRIHGDYDADGVSATATLVLGLRELGAEIHGFIPHRLNEGYGIHPDRVEEHASACDLLVTVDCGVTNLEEVRDILARGTEVIVTDHHAPGPSFPDCLVVHPHETDGYDADLHNLTGAGVAYHLLWAVREELGLPAPLELSALATLGTVADVAPLIGENRALVRAGLAALGTSSQPGIRALLKAKKVRRPTARDVAFLLAPLINAAGRMGDADLALELLTTTSDHQAEVLVKLLETSNVKRRELQDRMYAEALILADPDAPAVVVTKDDWHAGVMGIVASKLVEAFHKPTYVVAQGKGSVRSTPGISAVEGLRVAQDLLKRFGGHPGAAGFALDEANFPALRERLNAYVARFPRPVPVWRLDAPLPTLGATPDLVLEAAGFEPFGTGHAPPLWHVREPLGGTRLVGKRGDTLQFQIGNLRGVKYGESSAAPGERDLAAHLVTSEWGGRERLELHGQALRTPGQLGLDTLHGDAPPLPRLDPREAMNHLKAGASAYATGPVAAYLRDQVPGLTLTQAGETHPGGELILYALPAEADLKRWLGEGRMAFAFGPKTLAELEGSLSRQHLSPPSTNPLVDARAGMETAADAYRRWQWAHLYRVLDDPGWSSAVRHLLGLEDGAALVEEAAELAAAND; this is encoded by the coding sequence TCGCCGCCGCTCGCGCAGGTGCTGCACGGGCGTGGCCTGACCCCAGCCCTGCTTGACCCGCCGCTGACGCTGACGCCCAACCCCGCCCTCCGGGAAGCGGCGCGGCGCATTGTGGGCGCGGTCCGCGCGAGAAAACGCATCCGCATCCACGGCGACTACGACGCCGACGGCGTGAGCGCCACCGCCACCCTGGTCCTGGGGCTGCGCGAACTGGGCGCGGAGATTCACGGCTTCATTCCCCACCGCCTGAACGAGGGGTACGGCATTCATCCGGACCGGGTGGAAGAACACGCCTCCGCGTGTGACCTGCTGGTGACGGTGGACTGCGGCGTGACCAACCTGGAAGAGGTGCGGGACATTCTCGCGCGGGGCACCGAGGTGATTGTGACGGACCACCACGCGCCCGGCCCCAGCTTTCCGGACTGCCTGGTGGTTCACCCCCACGAGACGGATGGCTACGATGCCGATCTGCACAACCTGACCGGCGCGGGCGTGGCCTACCACCTGCTGTGGGCGGTGCGCGAGGAACTGGGCCTCCCCGCTCCTCTGGAGCTGAGTGCCCTGGCGACGCTGGGCACGGTGGCAGACGTGGCCCCGCTGATCGGAGAGAACCGGGCCCTGGTGCGCGCGGGACTGGCGGCGCTGGGAACCTCCTCGCAACCCGGGATTCGCGCGCTGCTGAAGGCGAAGAAAGTCCGGCGGCCCACGGCGCGGGACGTGGCCTTTCTCCTCGCGCCGCTGATCAATGCGGCGGGACGGATGGGCGACGCCGATCTGGCGTTGGAGCTGCTGACCACCACGAGCGATCACCAGGCCGAGGTGCTCGTCAAGCTGCTGGAAACGTCGAACGTCAAGCGGCGCGAGTTGCAAGACCGCATGTACGCCGAGGCCCTGATCCTGGCGGATCCCGATGCGCCCGCCGTCGTGGTCACCAAGGACGACTGGCACGCGGGCGTGATGGGCATCGTGGCGAGCAAGCTGGTCGAGGCGTTTCACAAGCCCACTTACGTCGTCGCGCAGGGCAAGGGTTCGGTGCGCAGCACGCCGGGCATCAGCGCCGTGGAGGGCCTGCGGGTGGCCCAGGACCTGCTCAAGCGCTTCGGCGGTCACCCAGGAGCGGCAGGCTTCGCGCTGGACGAGGCCAACTTCCCCGCCTTGCGGGAACGCCTGAACGCCTATGTCGCCCGGTTTCCCCGGCCCGTGCCCGTCTGGCGGCTGGACGCGCCGCTGCCCACCCTGGGGGCCACGCCGGACCTCGTGCTGGAAGCGGCGGGCTTCGAGCCCTTCGGTACCGGACACGCGCCGCCGCTGTGGCACGTGCGCGAGCCCCTGGGCGGGACCCGCCTGGTGGGCAAGCGGGGCGACACGCTGCAGTTTCAGATTGGCAACCTGCGGGGGGTCAAGTACGGCGAGTCAAGCGCTGCACCCGGCGAGCGCGACCTCGCCGCCCACCTCGTGACCTCGGAGTGGGGCGGGCGGGAGCGGCTGGAACTGCACGGACAGGCACTGCGCACGCCGGGGCAGCTGGGCCTGGACACGCTCCACGGGGACGCGCCGCCCCTGCCCCGTCTGGACCCGCGAGAGGCGATGAACCACCTCAAGGCCGGGGCGAGCGCCTATGCCACCGGTCCTGTCGCCGCCTACCTGCGCGATCAGGTGCCGGGCCTGACGCTGACGCAGGCCGGAGAGACGCACCCCGGCGGCGAACTGATCCTGTACGCCCTGCCCGCCGAGGCGGACCTGAAGCGCTGGCTGGGTGAAGGCCGGATGGCCTTTGCCTTCGGTCCCAAGACGCTGGCAGAGCTGGAGGGCAGTCTCTCGCGCCAGCACCTCTCGCCGCCGTCCACCAATCCGCTGGTGGACGCACGGGCGGGCATGGAGACGGCGGCCGACGCCTACCGCCGCTGGCAGTGGGCACACCTGTACCGCGTGCTGGACGATCCGGGCTGGAGTTCGGCCGTACGGCACCTGCTGGGGCTGGAGGATGGCGCGGCTTTGGTGGAGGAAGCGGCGGAGTTGGCGGCCGCGAACGACTGA
- a CDS encoding SIS domain-containing protein produces MNLLTLLERLPGSYAGPTGAEPAPYALIGVGEGTLAAHLAATFAPLTLTRSGTQFVVSSADAADVARDYADLAEVGGANVRRVSTGGSPDDVDVLVPGGLVTPYHAAQYLAHATGHAQAAADAELLLANLRDRCAPHVEEANPARDLAWTLWGRMPLLFASPDAEALPHAWQSVLARVGKTLAVPVLGDPLAVVTGAFEAQHEKGDAKVALFLGDVDAALGVVREVLESRIDEVVHVPYPEGVGPEQVGGYAPQLALWYFGAWVATYLAERYDVDAADPPMLARAQAALAGEPGELNLSAPREDVRRTDVVQGWTDEDGANEDRTDDFDTEESDADYDGE; encoded by the coding sequence TCCTCACGCTTCTGGAACGCCTGCCCGGCAGCTACGCCGGACCCACCGGAGCCGAACCCGCTCCCTACGCCCTGATCGGCGTAGGCGAGGGCACGCTCGCAGCCCACCTCGCGGCCACGTTCGCGCCCCTGACCCTGACCCGCAGCGGCACGCAATTTGTGGTGTCGAGCGCCGACGCCGCCGACGTGGCGCGCGATTACGCCGATCTGGCGGAGGTGGGCGGAGCCAACGTGCGCCGCGTCAGCACGGGCGGCAGCCCCGACGATGTGGACGTGCTGGTGCCTGGCGGCCTGGTGACCCCCTATCACGCCGCACAGTACCTCGCGCACGCCACTGGGCACGCGCAGGCGGCGGCGGATGCCGAGCTGCTCCTCGCGAATCTGCGGGACCGCTGCGCGCCGCACGTCGAGGAAGCCAACCCTGCCCGGGACCTCGCCTGGACGCTGTGGGGGCGCATGCCGCTGCTGTTTGCCTCGCCCGACGCCGAGGCGCTGCCGCACGCGTGGCAGTCCGTGCTCGCGCGGGTGGGCAAGACGCTCGCCGTGCCGGTGCTGGGCGATCCCCTCGCCGTCGTGACGGGCGCGTTCGAGGCCCAGCACGAGAAGGGCGACGCGAAGGTGGCCCTCTTTCTCGGAGATGTGGACGCGGCGCTCGGCGTGGTGCGCGAGGTGCTCGAAAGCCGCATCGACGAGGTGGTCCACGTGCCCTACCCCGAGGGCGTGGGCCCAGAGCAGGTGGGCGGTTACGCCCCGCAACTCGCCCTGTGGTACTTCGGCGCGTGGGTGGCCACCTACCTCGCCGAGCGCTACGACGTGGACGCCGCCGATCCGCCCATGCTCGCCCGCGCCCAGGCCGCGCTGGCCGGAGAACCGGGCGAACTGAACCTGTCTGCGCCGCGCGAGGACGTGCGCCGCACGGACGTGGTGCAGGGCTGGACCGACGAGGACGGGGCGAACGAGGACCGCACCGACGACTTCGATACCGAGGAGAGCGACGCGGATTACGACGGGGAATAG